The sequence TGCCTCCCCACTCAGACAGGGGCTCCAGGGGACTGGGGCCATGCCTCCCCCCTCAGACAGGGGCTCCAGGAGGTCAGGCCAGACCTCCCCCTCAGACAAGGGGTCCTGGAGGCCGGGCCGTGTCTCCCCGCTCAGACAGGGGCTCCTGGAGACCAGGCCATGCCTCCCCCCTCAGACAGGGGCTCCTGGAGGCTGGGCTGTGCCTTCCCCTTCAGACAGGGGCTCCTGAAGGTCAGGGCCATGCCTCCCCCCTCAGACAGGGGCTCCTGGAGGTCAGGGCCATGCCTCCCCTCTCAGACAAGGGCTCCTGGAGGTCGGGCCATGCCTCCCCCCTCAGACAGGGGCTCCTGGAGGTCAGGGCCATGTCTCCCCACACAGACAGGGGCTCCAGGGGACTAGGGCCATGCCTCCCCCCTCAGACAGGGGCTCCTGGAGACTGGGGCTGTATCTCTCACCCTAAATGGATGGTCCCCGATGTAGGACGCACAGCAGATGCCCAAATCCATGAACTAAAGAATTCCAGGACACATTTATGGGGTTGCTTTATTCTCTTCCCTCACAGCTGTTGGTTGCACACACATGTGGGTACACACAGACTCACTGGGCAGAGCTCTCCATCCGCTCCCGGACAGGCCCCTGCGGTGGAGGCGGCCACACATCTGCTAGTAGAGGCTGTGCTGGGCGCAGTAGTGGGCACACTGCTGCCGGTGGTAGTGCAGGTGGTAGTCCCTCACCAGACGGCCCAGGACGAAGAGGAACTCATCAAAGCAGATCTGGTTGTCCTTGTTCTTGTCTGCAGCCCGGAACAACTCTGAGATGTAGTAGGGCTCCTTCCGgccctgaggaggggcagagggtcaCCCATCAACCCAGGCACATGGCCCACAGCAAAGGGCCGTGCCTCCACTGCCTGCGTGGCACCATGGCATGGCCCAGCCACAAGAGGCTTGCAGCAAACAGCCCATCACTCGGGCAGAGGCCAGGGCACCCTATGCTATGGAATCAGGCTAAGAGGCGGAGACATGGCGGGCACCTCAGCTAGCTGGCCCCAGGGCTGTGTGGGTTGACAGTGCAGCCTGGGCACCACTGGCTGGCTGACCGCCTGGCTGCTGGGCAAAGCTGAGCGGCCTGGCACCTCCTGACTTGTCTGCCCAGCTGCCCTGGCAGCCTCCCTGCAGAGGCCACCAGTCCAGGAGCTTTGGGATGGAAGGCTGTGCCCCTGCTTCACACTGGGAGCTCCTCCAGGCAGAGCCCACCTGCCCCTCGTGTCTGCACCTCCAGCACTATCGCAGGGCCACCAGGGGGTGGGATCAGATGTGTGCATGCTGTGGCGTCTGCTCAGGACTTATTTATGACACTTAGCCTGTGTCCCCTGCAGAAAGTGCAGAATAAGGGGAAAGAACATCATGGGCCCTGAGGTGTCCAGTATGTCCCAGAGCAGGTGGCCCTGAGGGATGAAGATCGGAGACAGAATAGGGGAGGAACAAATGCACGTGGGGTtgaaggggcagtgagaaagaagGCCAGGGTCAGTGTGCAGTGCGGTGAGAAGACAGGGACGAGAACAGAGTCCTGGGCAGGGCCTGTGGAGCATGTTCCAGCAGGGTTTGGCTGGTGGGTGTGGAGATTCAGAGTGGAGTCCTTGGAAAGCCTACAGGGAAGAAACCTGTTGCATCTGTCAGCAGCTGGGGGCCCGGAGGGTGGCCCTCATCTCCATGGGGAGCTCCATACCCTCTGTTTCTCCTGCCGCCCACCACCATCTAATTCACCTAATCTTATCTCCACAAAATTGGTTGATCCCAAAACTGAAGGCTTCCTGCTAGGGCAGGCTCTCCCTGGCTTCCTTCACCTCAGCCCCCCTGGTCTAGTGTCTGTCCCTGGGGGCCCTTaacctggggtggggcaggggcgggggtgctgTGAGCATCGGGCCCAGCCCCATGGGCTACAGACAGTTGGCCCTGGAAAGAAAGTCACCCTAGTCCCCTCTGTGACCCTCACAGCTACACTCCAGTAAACTGAGGGCAGGACTCTCCTCTGATGTTTCCCAAAAGTAGGTAAGGGGGAGACGCGCAATGAACAAAGGACCGTTGCTTTTGGAATGTAGTGCCCTTCAGGGCATGGACCTGAAGTCCACTGGAGGTGACAGTCCAGAGACCCCTCCAGGCATGGCGCTGAGGGCAGAGGGCATTACCCCACAGACACTCCTGCCAGCCTTGCAGCCCCCAAGACACTTGGTAATCACAGACTCTGATAATGGAGAAGACGAGCAGGCCTGAGAGGGTTTCTGAGCCCCAGGCTGGTCCGAGAGCCTCTGTTAGCCCTTCAGACAGCAGCTGGAAGGGGAGATTACATTCCCTACCCCCACCTGGCTTCTGCCCAAACTGTCCTCCCCCAAGCACAGGGACAGGGGAGGTTTGTGCCAGTACCCAGAAGGGGCTGAGGCTAAAAGGGCAGGTTCAGGGCAGGATCTCTGACTGAATGGGGcttcaggcagaggaaagatCAGCACCTATTCTCTCAGGAAACAGGATGAGCAGAGGAATAAACAGGTTGGGTTGGGACTAAGTCTCGGGGATTAGGGCTGAAGTGGGGCCAGGCAGGAAGTttcaggagagggagggaagggaaataaagcTGGCAGATCCTGCCCTCCcaactccctcctcctcctcccctaagTAGGAATTCTCTTGGGAGGTAACTCCATGTATCTACACCCTCACTACTCGCTTCCAACCCCACAACCAACCCTATACTTCATCCCCACCTGACCCCAGACCCCACACACCAGGCTCTCCATGAAGCGTGGTACATTGTCCATAAGCAGAGCCTTCAACTCCTCCAGGGACAGGGTCTCCACGTCTCCCTCCCGGGCTGCATACTGGTGGTAGCAGTGGATGATTTGGAAGAGGGATTCCTCCACTGGTGTGCCTGTCATGGTGGCTGGGCCGTGGCCAGGACAGGGAGAACTGGAGATGTAGTGCTGGAGGCCCTGGGGACAGTGGAGAAGCTGAGGAGAGAGCGGCCCCATGACAGACAGGCACTTCCTCCAAGAATCTTCTGCCCTCTCATTCTGTCCACCTCCTTTCACTCCAGCTGATCCCTTTTGCAAATGTGGCTCAGAGTTCCTGCCTCAAAGGAAGTTGTGCTGTGAGCACTCAGGACAGGGGTCTGTCCTTTCCTTGAGACAGTGGGCTTCCTGAAGACAGGAGCGTGTTCTCTGCCCCTAGACCCTACTCTCAACTTAGAAGTCAcccaaaatcaaaagtgaaaagaATCTAGACTCTTTGGTGCAAGACAGTACTAGACTACTTCATAGcacaaatgaaatattaaaattataccaCCCAGAACGCCCAGCCCTGCTCAGgtattattgttttcctttctcgGTTGAATGTAGAGACAACACAAGGATGCCCACCTTTGTTCTGACCACCGCCTTGCTGCATGACCCTCTAAAGGGGTCTACTAGTCATCCACATGGTCCCTTCTGCCCTGAGTTGGGTTGGCCAGCAATGGGGCAAGCAAGGGCACCCACAGCCACCCCTTGTCACCCCACAGCACCGACCCCGGTGCTTTACACACAGATGAGGTACCCACAATCTCCCCCTCCACACATCCTACAAAGATGAGACCCCTGTTTTCAGGAGGCAGGTTATCCCATCAGCTCAGTGGTCCCCTCCAGATTCTGTGCAGATAAGAATCAACAACTGCTGGTTCTGACTCTTATGAAGCCAGCCAAACACTAGATAGAGCCTTTTATACAGAGTATCCATGTAATCCTAATGAAGCAGGCatcatttcccccattttcctgaggaagaagtgaaatccagagatgttaagtaaatTTCCCAAAATCACACAACTGATCCACCTGGAACAAGATTCAAACCAATTGGGGGACCACAATTACCCTGTTGGGATATCCATCAACTGTATACATTCTCCAAAACAGGTAAGCCATCCATTTCTGCTTTCTCGGACCTGCACAGACCCAAAACCATCCACCCCACCTCCACTACTCTCTTGGGAGAAGTGCTGACCTGTGCAGTTGGGACAGGGTTGCTCTGAATCCACAGTGCTGGTCTCTGGTTTATCCCAGAGATTCCCCAGCGCTCAGGCAGGATGCATTTGTGTGAACAGGGGCCCAACCACCAAGTCCTATATTCTGCCCATCCTTGGTGCTTCTAATTATGGCAGCCAGTGTCATGACTCTTCACAGGTTCTTCAACAGCACGACTGAGCCTTAATTGCATTCCTGAGATGATATCACATGACACTTGCTTCCTACAATTAAGTCAACCAGTTTCAGGGACACACCTTCCTTCAGAGCCTGATCTGAAGCATCTCAGAATCACAAGTCACAATGTCCATACCTCAGAGCCCATCCTTCTGGCTCCTGGGCTTGGGTGGGGTCAAACCACAACTTAAATACATCTTCCTCAGGTGTCCTCCCTCAATTACTGAGTCACCGGACTCCACAGTCATTAAGCATAttaattcatccaacaaatatttcttgagtggcCACAGTGTGCCTGGACCTTGTTAGGTAATGTGAATATGACATGGGGCCAAGCCACAGGGTGGGGGTGAGTGGAGGGGACAGAGTCTCACACTGGCATGATCCACTGTGAACAATACAGGCCTGGTGGCATGAATGGTGCCCCCAGGAAGAGACACTTTCTGCCTGGAGAAGAGTTGAGGAAGATTCAATACAGAGCTGATTTTGAATTGAGACTTGAAGAAAAGATTCAATTGCATGGAGAAGCAGTCTCTGgaacagaggaaacagcaaaaacaaaggcTTAGGGGTGTGAAAGAGAGAGGCTGGAGGCTGCTCAGAGGCTGCTCAGAGTCCACAGGGCAGATAATGAGCACAGGGACAAAACAAGGCTGGAGAGGCAAGACAGAGGCAACACAAAGGGGCCTGTGTGCCAAACCAGGCCTGCACTGCATCCTGTGCACAGAAAGAAGCTGAGAGGATTTTCAGTGATTGGGTGATGGGTGGGAAGTGAGAAAGAAATGGTAGGAACAGTTTTATTGTAAGAAATAACCACAATGTGGAAGTAAACTTACCTTAAGGGGGCTCCATATAAGTGCCACCTGGGCCCTTGAGGGACAGGTGAATTCCCTTGGCCCAGGGCACACCTTCTTTCAGCCCATCTCAGCCCT is a genomic window of Panthera uncia isolate 11264 unplaced genomic scaffold, Puncia_PCG_1.0 HiC_scaffold_2195, whole genome shotgun sequence containing:
- the LOC125917672 gene encoding protein S100-A15A yields the protein MGPLSPQLLHCPQGLQHYISSSPCPGHGPATMTGTPVEESLFQIIHCYHQYAAREGDVETLSLEELKALLMDNVPRFMESLGRKEPYYISELFRAADKNKDNQICFDEFLFVLGRLVRDYHLHYHRQQCAHYCAQHSLY